CAGAAATATCACCAGTCCGATCACATAATTACCCTGCACAACGAAGTTGCCGAAGGAGGATATCACTTCTCCCGCGTATCCTCTCGACAGGATAAGCCTGGTTGATGCAACGTTAAGGGCCAGCCTGAACATCGTCACAATAAGCAAAAGAGAGGGAAAGACCGAGAATTCCAGGGGCTCCCTGACATAGATCGTCACGAGAAGAATGATCAATCCGAACGTTATATTGAAAGTAAGGAGGATATCGAGGACCATAGGCGGTACTGGCATTACCATCAATCCGACGATACCGATCATTCCGAACGCATTGAGCAGGTTCGAACCTCCTGACAACTTTTCTATGATCGATTTTTTC
This Candidatus Latescibacterota bacterium DNA region includes the following protein-coding sequences:
- a CDS encoding flagellar biosynthesis protein FlhA produces the protein MAEAILKKSIIEKLSGGSNLLNAFGMIGIVGLMVMPVPPMVLDILLTFNITFGLIILLVTIYVREPLEFSVFPSLLLIVTMFRLALNVASTRLILSRGYAGEVISSFGNFVVQGNYVIGLVIFL